The genomic segment CTCAATTAGAATTACAACCACTTTTGGCAGGAAAAGCAAAATATTTCACACAAATGCCTGGGAAGATGCGTGATGTCACTCGCGTGCACAATAATAATTCTGAAAGTTCAAGCACGAGATATATTTCATTGTCGCTCTATCCCCCTGAAAGAAAAAAAAATCTTGTGGCAATACTTAGCAATTGTTTCCAAAATAATCTGAACACACAATCCCATACCACAGATAATCCTCGAAATAGCGATGAAATATTGGAGATAGTGCTAGAAATAATCAAATGGTGGTTTTGTGCTGATATTTATCCACAAAAATCAAACAAAGATATATTTAGAAAATATCCATGTCTTGGAAAAATATGGATGGCTATTCCAACTAAACTACAGCTTTATCTCAGCGTAATGCTTGCTAACGAAATAGTGTTGCGAAAAAATAATATTTTTAATAGAGATAATGAAATCAAGATAATCTCAAAAATGATTAATGAAACTAAACAAATGTACAAAGAGGATATGAAAATATGCTGACATACATCCGAGTTGCCAGGACATGTATTACACAACACATTATTTCATAAATTTTAGCCTGACTTTTCGCAATATCACAAAATGTTTTTATCATTTATTTCCAATTAGACGTTTAAAGAAAAACCCAACAATCACTGGATGTATCTCATGGAAACGCGGAAATATGCATATTTTTCTAAGCATTCCCCCCAGTGTTAGCGCAATTTTATATTGTAACGAATTGGTCATGATGACATTGAATAGAATAACATCCAGCTGACGATTGGCACAAACACAATTCGGATGGTGGATATGGTCAACATCTAGATGTTGTATCTCTCTGCATAGTAAAGAGGTATCTCCACCAGAATAGTGAGCACCCACTACACCAATATTTGATATAAGATTTTTTTCAGGAATTATGCACAGACCATTGTTCATCATAACTGTATACGTCCACTGATAATCCCATGTATCAGGAGTTGATGTTGCATGAAAATCATCCCCATGCCACAGAAGATGTTCACGAAATAATGGAATTTCATCGAAATAGGAATCGTGAATTATTTTATCTGAAAGGGACTCCCACCAGGAGAGTGTTATATCATAAGTCTTCCATGATCTCGCCCATGTTGCCCAGCCCCATATCCATGTCCAACGAGAAAAATCATACGAATAATTCAACTGAACCGTATTTGAAATGAGATTCGTACCTGATATCATCATTACTTGAGGATTATCCCTGTATTTTTGCAGTAGTATCTCACAATAACCGAAAAAATCGTGAGATGGGACACAATCATCTTCGAGAATGATACCTTCTTCTTCATGATCAAAAAACCATGTGATACCAGAACTAATAGCTTTAGCACATCCCACATTTTCATCCAGAAATCGAACATGCAATTCACAACTCCAATCTATCTGATCAAGAATTCGACGTGTATCTGCGCATAATTTGGAATCGCTCAGTTTATTGTCTCGTGGACCATCTGCTGACACATATAGCTTGGTGGGTCGCGCAGCTCTTATTCGATCAAAAACTTGTTGGGTAGTATCAGGTCGATTAAATATGAGCAATAATACAGGCGTCTCAAAGCACGTCTCAGTCATAATCATCGAACTCCAAATTGTAATAACTGCAAAATCCCAATCTCCGGTGTAACATCAGCCTTCCACCGAATCATTGTTTCTGCTTTCAACACCTCCGGCAGTCTTCTAGTCGGATCGTCCTGAGGCATCGGATGATAAGTAAGGTTTTCCTCTTTGCCACATATCGCATAAATCATTTTGGCAAGCTCCAGAATTGTCATCTCATGAGAACTACCGATGTTCACCACTTCCCCAGTACATCCGTCATACGCTGCCAAACGCAACAGACCGACAACAGTATCTGTCACGTAACAGAAACACCGCGTTTGTGATCCATCACCAAATATCGTTACTGGTTGCTCATGCACAATCTGATCCATAAAACGCGGGATAACCCGTCCATAGATACCATCCGCACGAATTCTCGGACCATATGTGTTGAAAATCCGTGCAATCCGGATATCAACTCCTTTCTGACGAAGATATGCCATACACAATGCCTCCCCACCATCGTTTCGCCTCATCATAACATCCGCGTGGTCCAACTGCATTCACATTCCCTCGGTAAGTTTCCGGTGTCGGAAAAACTGTAGGTTCCCCATAAGTTTCACTCGTAGAAGTAAACAAAAATTTCGCCCGATTCTCTGCAGCAATCTCAAGAGCATGCATTGTCCCGGTAGTATTCGATCGGATAATCTCAATAGGGAATTCGGCAAACTCAAATGGTCCTGCACGAGATGCGAGGTGGAACACATAATCAAATGGGCCATCGAGAGAAAACTCCTCAGAAACATCCTGCACTATCATAGTAAAGTTCGGATTGGATTGAAGATGAACTATATTTTCCTCGCGACCGCTGGAGTAGTTATCAAGACAGATTACTCTTGCGCCAAGTGCTAAAAGAGACTCACACATCCATGAACCAAGAAAACCTGCACCCCCAGTTACCAGGACTCTTTTTCCCTCATAATATGAGGGAGATATTTTTGAGATAATTTCGTTAATTTCATTAAAACTCATATTGACCCACCTTCTGAAGTTCTTCTCGTAATATTGGGCCAAATACAGAATGCTTCAAGGTCAACTCCAGATTGGATTTCATCCACCCGGGTTTGTCACCGATATCATATCTAGTACATGCCGTAACAAGTCCAATTGAAGCCTGAAATTTTCGAAGAGCGTCCGTTAATTGAATCTCTCCCTTTTTTCCAGGTTTTGTTTCCTTCAATAGAGCAAATATTTCAGGAGTCAGCAGATACCTGCCAATTGCCCCAAGGTTTGAGGGGGCATCTTTCGGTTCGGGTTTCTCCACAATATCAGTAATTCGATAATGGGTATCATCGATCCGATCACCCGCAATAATTCCATAATCGCGAATTTTTTCCATTGCTACAGGTTCAACAACGATGATCGGTTTAGTGTGCCGAGTATAAGCGCCAGTCATCTGGGCAGTACAGGGTTTCTGTCCTGCGTGAGGAACACAAATGGTGTCACCCAACAATACTGCAAATGGTTCGTCACCACAGTGATGTTCAGCGTAGAGAATCGCATCACCAAGTCCGCGTTGTTC from the Methanorbis rubei genome contains:
- a CDS encoding NAD-dependent epimerase/dehydratase family protein, giving the protein MAYLRQKGVDIRIARIFNTYGPRIRADGIYGRVIPRFMDQIVHEQPVTIFGDGSQTRCFCYVTDTVVGLLRLAAYDGCTGEVVNIGSSHEMTILELAKMIYAICGKEENLTYHPMPQDDPTRRLPEVLKAETMIRWKADVTPEIGILQLLQFGVR
- a CDS encoding NAD-dependent epimerase/dehydratase family protein, with amino-acid sequence MSFNEINEIISKISPSYYEGKRVLVTGGAGFLGSWMCESLLALGARVICLDNYSSGREENIVHLQSNPNFTMIVQDVSEEFSLDGPFDYVFHLASRAGPFEFAEFPIEIIRSNTTGTMHALEIAAENRAKFLFTSTSETYGEPTVFPTPETYRGNVNAVGPRGCYDEAKRWWGGIVYGISSSERS
- the galU gene encoding UTP--glucose-1-phosphate uridylyltransferase GalU codes for the protein MLVKQVTKAVIPAAGWGTRFFPMTKAQPKEMLPVVDKPVIQYVVEEAVASGCDDILIITGRNKRAIEDHFDSSLELDYHLKQSGDQELLRESKSLSELADIHFIRQKEQRGLGDAILYAEHHCGDEPFAVLLGDTICVPHAGQKPCTAQMTGAYTRHTKPIIVVEPVAMEKIRDYGIIAGDRIDDTHYRITDIVEKPEPKDAPSNLGAIGRYLLTPEIFALLKETKPGKKGEIQLTDALRKFQASIGLVTACTRYDIGDKPGWMKSNLELTLKHSVFGPILREELQKVGQYEF